The proteins below are encoded in one region of Phaseolus vulgaris cultivar G19833 chromosome 1, P. vulgaris v2.0, whole genome shotgun sequence:
- the LOC137815179 gene encoding uncharacterized protein, protein MGGQQKKDSQTQRRKNEIMGFSVSLKPSGFDLMQNCDLPPPSKFFMGPDKSVILSMNRVYDIAGKGEEEDSKHSGANRTGNGDDERNKMELLKALQASQTRAREAEKKAALLQKERECLKIVLLGEAMHLFAYRQQVRLLELQILHLQQSLWLHQQPEGDEYEEETTSVAWVLALVFSLGIGVTAALSWRYYL, encoded by the coding sequence ATGGGGGGGCAACAGAAAAAGGACAGTCAAACTCAGAGAAGAAAAAACGAAATTATGGGTTTCTCAGTTTCTCTCAAGCCTTCGGGGTTTGACCTCATGCAGAACTGTGATCTTCCTCCACCTTCCAAGTTTTTCATGGGTCCAGATAAAAGTGTGATATTGTCCATGAATAGGGTGTATGACATTGCAGGCAAAGGAGAAGAGGAAGATAGCAAACACTCTGGTGCTAACAGGACGGGAAATGGCGATGATGAAAGGAATAAAATGGAACTTCTGAAGGCGCTGCAAGCATCTCAGACACGGGCCAGAGAGGCAGAAAAGAAAGCTGCACTTCTGCAAAAAGAAAGGGAGTGTCTTAAAATTGTTCTGTTGGGGGAGGCCATGCACTTGTTTGCATATCGCCAACAGGTGAGATTGCTTGAGCTTCAAATTTTGCACCTGCAACAATCCCTTTGGCTGCATCAACAACCAGAGGGAGATGAATATGAAGAAGAAACTACTAGTGTTGCATGGGTTCTGGCTTTGGTTTTTTCGCTGGGAATTGGAGTCACCGCTGCCCTTTCTTGGAGATACTATCTGTAA